The Sorex araneus isolate mSorAra2 chromosome X, mSorAra2.pri, whole genome shotgun sequence DNA segment cctctctcacaCAATCAACTCGGCATGCCCGTGTCCAGAGGTTTCTCCCTAAAAGCAGGACTTGACATCCTCTTGGACCTCAGTCATGTGTGTGTCCTTGCCATACTTTCTACATCCCGCTGTCGGAAGCGCTGCCGCCGTGGGGAGTATAGGAGGAATCACCGACCTTCTTATTGATTTGGTTTTCAGAAACAATGGAGTGTGTGAAAAGTTCACCGTAGTCGGAGACAGAGCACCTGGATCTGAAGGATACACTGCTGCTTGTGAGTCTTTGTTCTTCCTGGATGATGGACTAgtctttttgtaaatttttttatttcattaagtgtcactgtatcactgtcatcctgctgttttCCTAttgactcgagcgggcacctgtacaGTGTCTATTcctgccagccctgagattttatttaatttcaaatttatatatatatatatattttaattagtgcATCACCATGatggtacagttgcagatttacacattttcgtacttgtgtttccctcatacaatgttcaaaaatcaatccctccaccagtgcccattctccaccaccaatgatcccagtatccctcccacccgccaATCCCATCCATGCTTACTGCTTTTGgctgggtattcccttttgttctctctttctttttgggtgttgtgatttgcaataggggtattgagtggccatcgtgttcggtctctagtttactttcagcacgcatctcccttcccgagcgggatcttcAAACACatttaacttggtgttcccttctctctctgagctgccttttcccccagcatgtgaggctggcttccagaCCGTGGACCCAACCTCcgggtacttatctctactattcttgggtgttagtctcctactctgttattttatattccacagatgagtgcgatatttctatgtctgtctctctctctgactcatttcacttagcttgagactttccatgttgatccacttatatgcaaagaatgacttcctcttttcgaactgctgcatagtattccattgtgtagctataccagtttctttaaccagtcatctgttctcaggcactcggttttttcccagattctagctattggaaatagtgctgtgatgaacaggtaagtgcagatgtcattgcgACTATACTTTTATGCTtctctgggatacattcccagcagttatattgctgggtcaaatgggagctcagtttctaattttttgacagcgtccatattgttttctcaaAGGCCAGCCCCAAGATTTAAGAAGCCTCTATTTATTTgtcattcccaatgattggaggctctttcagggtcaggggaaggagacttATCTTTATtgtttcggcatatcgaatatgtcacggggagcttgatAGGATCTgactgtgcgggtgagatactcttggtagcttgctgggatcttgagagttgtgtgtgtgtacatatatatatatatgtatatacatatatttatctttatatatataactatatatataactttatatatatatatgttaagttCATGCCCTTTAAGAGCTTTTCTGGATTTCTGGACTTGTTATTATTCCATCAGATCTACCACTTATTATAAACACGACCTTGGGAAACAGACTCTCACTTGGCAAAAATTAAATTTCCACTCTAGGTCAAAATAAGGAAACGgtagatttttcttttgtcagATGACAATAGTTGCACATATTCTTTGGTGTAGCGTAGGCTGGCCTTCCAGATAAGTGACCCCAGATATAATTTCGGCACCACAAATCGTCCGCTGAGAGTTGTTCcctgtaatccctgagcaccagaacgTATaaaaagcctgagcaccactggctatcaCCCAAATCCAACAGAAAAAAACAGTCAATTTATTTCAACATATTTACTTGACCACACATTCCaatgggctggtgcgatagcacagccgtagcACATTCGACTTACACAGAAccgaccagtgttcaattcctctgcccctcttggagagccccgcaagctaccgagagtatcgcatcCACACAgtagatcctggcaaactacccattgtgtatttaatatgcccaaaacagtcacaacaagtctcacaacggtgATGTTACTGGTGAAAAACGGGAtcatagtgacagtgacacaatcCAGTGATCCTTTAACAAAACGATTCTGTTTTGAAAAGGATTGTTCACATAAGCTTGAGACACATGTGCCatttgtctctcactctctctcttccacaGTCTCAGGACAAAATCGCTTCAATTTCTGTTATCAATCTGAGAACGTGTTGATGATGTGTATCCAGAACACCGATGAAAACGGAACCGTCACACATATGGTTGTAGCTGCAAGTATGTCTCTAATTCTGAGTAGAATCAGTGATTGTTTTGACACATAGAGGTTACTTATGGAAAAATTACATACAtgcattatgaaaaaaaaaacaaactttctgGAGCTCGGGAGTGTCCTTTACTCCAATTCCAGAATGCAATGTCCACTGACTGAAATGATTGCATTCTCTCACTCAGGTACATCAAGTTTTGAATTCAGCAAATTAACATATCATGAATTATGTAGCAGTGTAGGCAAAATCTATGATACATTTTTGATATTTATGAAAATCTACGAAAATCTGCgatatatttatacaaatgcCTATTGATTGCAGTCGGCAGTGTGAGTCGAGTATGAGTTGAATCTGCTCACATGCCAATAACGTCAAACTCATTCCGATGCACTGTTACTGGGTAGCTGGTTTCAGGCAATCTAATGGGATGGGGACTAGTGCAAAGTTCCCAGACTTTTCTTTCCATGCCTGAAGTTTCCAGAATACTAGAAAGTGTAGCCATCTGTAGAATGTAAGATTACAGGTTCGGAACTTGGCATAGGACTAAACTCCAGCTTGCACTCATTTGAGAATGGGTATCTTAtttttgggctggaatgatatcaCAGAGAGGAGGGCGTTTTCATTGCACGtgatcaacccgggttcgatccctacatccctctcagagagcccgggaagctatcaagagtatcttgcccatatagcagagcttggcaagctgcaCGGGGTGTACTTGATACGCCAAAaaaagtcacaacaagtctcactatgaagATGAggttggtgcccgctcgaggaagttgaggagcaatggaatgacagtgatacagtgacagtggtacccaggaaagaagaaaataggtgACAGATAACTTTCAGCTCCAAAAATGCACCAGGACAGCATACATAAGACTGTGTAGGGTTTTTCAGAGTTAGGGTCAACCCTGCCAAAAATTGAGTAGGAAACCTTCAGAACTTGACATTTGAAGGGTGCTTTTGGGTAGCGATGTGAAATATCCTAGGATTTGCACTAGAAACCTGTGTAATGCTGGTATGATCACTTCGTATCCCTCTTGAGATCTCTGTCAGCAATGACTCACCTGTTTGGAACCAGGGTAGAGGCTCAGGAGGGAGTGATGTTGTTTCCAAAAAAATGGACAGCCTGGAGAAGAGGGGGACATCCGCCTGTCTATATAGGGGTGACTGTAGCCCGTTCTGATTATTGGATGCACACTCATGActgtctttcttcccttcttttctgccAATTGCAGTAAGACCTGGCTATGAACACACTAACGCCCATGAAGCCCACGAAATGTACGCTAAATTGGTAAAGGAATACGGTATTCCCGCAGAAAACGTTATGCTTGTCGAATTTAAAGGTAAATTCATTATTTGCTCTTCTCGGGTATAAAAGTGGCCATCATGAAATTTTATCCAAGAAAGCTTCTTTGTCAAGTGTCCCTTGGACACCTgggttctgaaaaaaataataatctttgtCTAATGCAGTGCTTAGAAATGTTGAATGTATCAGCTCTTGTTGTGAACGCTCTATTCATTGTCTTCCACAGATCCCTGCCCTCAGTAAGAAGACCTGTTGGGTGAGTGATGACATTGAATCTCCTGATATTTTAAGCAGTCATGATGTCTTTGGGAGGGGTATCCATTTCAAAAATAAGATGCAACTCCTCTGATGAAAGGGTGGGCAAATGCGATGATATAGACACGTGCACGAGTGTGGGATTAAATCGTGGTCCGGCTCACCATGTAACCATACCGTTGGCTGGGATTCAACATTTTGCGGACAAAAGTTATTTCAAATGGATGAAGCATCGAGCTTTGAATGAGAATTCACTCCGTGTATTCCAGTGACCGCAAACTCTAATGCAAACTCTTTTATAATAGTCATGAGATTCGAGAAAGACTCATGGTCCGTTGTGGTGTGTGGCGCCCCTTGTGTTAGATAATCTGTGACCGCCtttggtccttgagcacagccaagtgaggTCCAATTACTCCAAGCTCCCAAGAAATACTAAAGAAAAGAAGCCCTGTAAGTCACACACTTGCAGAGTTCAATTCCCTCTGTCCTACAGCCATGAACACATTTCTACCTTACATACTTGGTGTAAGACCTCATAGAAGATCAGTCACTGCTACACGTATCCTAGCAGTCAAGTTCTTACCCTGAATATCACATATTAGgcttcatgaaaaaaattctacAGTAACATTTCTCTTATAGATTACATTGATAACTGCCTCACCTCCTTTCCAATGTGTTTAGCATGATGGACCCCTTTGGAACCTACTCAAAATGTTGtttcttaatgttttaatttttgtagacATCTCCAGATCATGATGACAGAACGCAGCAGCATCTCAGATACCCGAATCATCACTCAAATTGTAATTCCTTCTTTCCCACTATCATCATGACCTCAGtccatgtttttctctttcttcgtTTCCCACACGCCATTGTATCCCATTGGATGCCTAAATTAATAAACTGATTATTCTATGCACAAAGCTGTGTTTGATGCAAAGACTCTTGTTTGTAAAGCACAGAAATACCTACTTGAATAGGAGAATTCAGTCAATGAGGTGTCCATTGAAATTGAAATTTGGTCTTGGTAGGCATAtggaatgctttttaaaatgtctatttcGGGTTGGAAGAAATAAGATAAACTCTCTCGCGGATGATATTTTTGCATGTTATTGATTAGATTTCTGATTGATTGGATATCCCATGCATGTCATATGAAGGATAGAAGAAAGTGATGAGCCCATATCTAAAGGCCTTTCTTCTGACTTCCTAGCTAGTGTCAAACACTATGTGTGAGCAGCATTAGCTGGCGGTTAAGAGGGAGAAGGATACGATATAATAGAAAACAACATGATATGGCCAATGTTGTAATTTAGAGGAATCTCTACTCACAAAACATTTCCActtggaaccagagagacagtccagtgcgatgggcttttgccttgcacgtggcagaccagggttcaatccccggcatcacatgtgttcctccaagcaccaccaagagtaattctcgagttcaaagccaggagcagccccagggaatcactggttgtgaccctcCTCCCAGAAAAACCCAACGTTTTCACTTAAATCTCTTCCCCAATATTTGTTAGTTTTTGTATGACAGGTTTCTCACTGAAAGTAGGAAAGTGGCTGAAATTTGAGGGAGGTTATAAATCATGTCAGCATCCTAAACTAAGCCGGGGCACATCTCAAACAGAAAAGCTCCAAAGCATGGAGTACCTA contains these protein-coding regions:
- the LOC129400145 gene encoding lipocalin Cav p 2.0101-like, which gives rise to MKLVLLALFVAVASAKLHWKNTGKWQTIALAADNKEKVEENGPLRGFLRDIECKNRHCNSVNLTFWVKNNGVCEKFTVVGDRAPGSEGYTAAFSGQNRFNFCYQSENVLMMCIQNTDENGTVTHMVVAAIRPGYEHTNAHEAHEMYAKLVKEYGIPAENVMLVEFKDPCPQ